The window CGGCGATCAGCAGCGTGCCTTTGATGCCGTTGTCGACCATGGCTTGCAGCAATGGCTCACGCAGGGCGACGTAATCTTCCAGAGTGACGAACTTATACAGTGCCGCCACGACAATCTGTTGTGTCATGGGTGATTCTCCAGGTGGCTACCCTCGTAAGGGGTGAACCGGATTCAAAAAAAACGCGCCGGGTGAGCGGCGCGTTGCGGATTCTAGCAAAAAAGGTGTGGGTTCAGGACTGCGAGATGCCTTTGTGGCGAGGGAGCTTGCTCCCGCTCGGCTGCGAAGCAGTCGTAATGCTGGCAACTGCACTCTTTCAGACAGAACGCTGTTGCAGGCTCCGGGACTGCTTCGCAGTCCAGCGGGAGCAAGCTCCCTCGCCACAACAGCCCATCAGTCCTTCAGCCCATCACATCAATGCTTGCTGCCGCCAGCACAGGTCGGTGAGGCCGGGGCCGCGTCGATCTGTGCCCATTCTTCAGGCGTGTAGGTATGCAGCGCCAACGCATGGAACTCGCCCATCAGCTCGCCGAGCGTGCCGTAGACTTTCTGGTGACGCTTGACGCGGTTGAGCCCTTCGAACTGCTGGCTGACCACCACGGCCTTGTAATGGGTTTGCAACCCACGACTGTGCATATGGCTTTCATCCAGCACTTGCAGATGCTCGGGCTGTAACAGGCCCAGCGTCGATTCGATGCGTTGTTGCATGGTCATACCCGACTCCGCTTAAGGCTTTTTCTTGGCTGGAGCGGCGGCGCCCTTAGGCTCCAGCTCGGCAGTCATGTCAGCCAGCAGTTTGTTGACCACAGGCACCGCGCTTTCCAGTTTGGCTTGAGTCATCTGGGCCGATTGCTGAGTCAGCTGCGGCATTTTTT is drawn from Pseudomonas sp. 31-12 and contains these coding sequences:
- a CDS encoding BolA family transcriptional regulator, which codes for MTMQQRIESTLGLLQPEHLQVLDESHMHSRGLQTHYKAVVVSQQFEGLNRVKRHQKVYGTLGELMGEFHALALHTYTPEEWAQIDAAPASPTCAGGSKH